From one Trifolium pratense cultivar HEN17-A07 linkage group LG1, ARS_RC_1.1, whole genome shotgun sequence genomic stretch:
- the LOC123891872 gene encoding uncharacterized protein At1g28695-like codes for MDNLRQTLGSFAMVALLFIGFIFIYHWSFSSYSTQLLLSHNQLLCQNQSNMSTNVNEAYDEDDLDTALAKASKGRNKTLIIAVVNKAYVEQDVNGDPITMFDLFLSSFWLGERTRSLIDNLLIVAVDQTVRLNCYKLETNGVDFGGEKLYMSEDFIMMMWRRTFFLLEVLRHGYTFIFTKCSSGRYGFDRNWMKEFVSRRGLKGGDMIGLH; via the exons ATGGATAATCTTAGGCAAACACTTGGGAGTTTTGCAATGGTAGCATTACTCTTTATAggttttattttcatttaccATTGGTCCTTCTCATCTTACTCGACTCAATTACTTCTATCCCATAATCAACTACTCTGCCAAAACCAATCAAATATG AGCACCAATGTTAATGAAGCATATGATGAGGATGATCTTGATACAGCTTTGGCCAAAGCTTCAAAGGGAAGAAACAAAACATTGATAATTGCTGTAGTTAATAAAGCTTATGTAGAACAAGATGTAAATGGCGACCCTATCACCATGTTTGATCTATTTTTAAGCAGCTTTTGGCTTGGAGAAAGAACAAGGTCTTTGATTGATAACCTTCTCATAGTAGCTGTTGATCAAACGGTACGGTTGAATTGCTACAAATTGGAAACAAATGGTGTTGATTTTGGAGGTGAGAAATTATACATGTCTGAAGATTTCATCATGATGATGTGGAGAAGGACATTTTTTCTCTTGGAAGTTTTAAGACATGGTTACACCTTCATTTTCACG AAATGTTCCTCAGGAAGATATGGTTTCGACCGCAATTGGATGAAAGAATTTGTAAGTAGAAGAGGGTTAAAGGGAGGCGATATGATCGGTCTTCACTAG